From the Patescibacteria group bacterium genome, one window contains:
- the dnaB gene encoding replicative DNA helicase, with amino-acid sequence MAEEKTSVPDKLPPQNIEAEASLLGSLMMDKDAFLKVGDFLETRDFYKKIHQQIYLAIEELFEKGEPIDLLSVASRLKEKEKLEEVGGNAYLTELINSVPTASHVMAYAKIVQKKRILRDLISVSYEIGSMGYDEAEDTDLLLDKAESSIFAIAQKSFAQNFTKVKDSLEEAFERIDMLSKHEKSTRGVATGFADLDNILSGLQNSDLVILAARPSLGKSALAMDIAKRVAVQQQIPVGVFSLEMSKDQVIDRLIASQAGVDLWKLRTGRLSSQGDDNDFARIQEAMGVLSEAPLYIEDSSLQNVLKMRAMARRLQANQGLGLLIIDYIQLIEPRNAQTNEVQQMTEISRSLKGLARELNVPVLALSQLSRAVEQRAPQRPRLSDLRTSGSIEQDADVVLFIYREDKYRADPTNQGIAEIIIAKHRNGPVGSVKLYFNERTVSFSDLAKKDLEYQEPAEEISF; translated from the coding sequence ATGGCAGAAGAAAAAACCTCTGTTCCAGACAAACTCCCCCCACAAAACATTGAGGCTGAGGCCTCCCTTTTGGGCAGCTTGATGATGGATAAAGACGCCTTTTTAAAGGTTGGCGATTTTCTGGAAACCAGAGATTTTTACAAAAAGATTCATCAGCAAATATACCTTGCAATAGAAGAACTCTTTGAAAAGGGGGAGCCCATTGATTTGCTGTCCGTTGCCTCCAGACTCAAAGAAAAAGAAAAACTAGAAGAGGTGGGAGGAAATGCTTATTTAACCGAACTCATCAACTCTGTTCCCACTGCCTCGCATGTCATGGCATATGCCAAGATTGTGCAGAAAAAGAGAATCCTGCGTGACTTAATCTCCGTCTCCTATGAGATAGGAAGCATGGGGTATGACGAGGCAGAAGATACCGACCTTCTCTTAGACAAAGCAGAATCCAGCATCTTTGCCATTGCCCAAAAGTCCTTTGCTCAGAACTTTACCAAGGTAAAAGACAGCTTAGAAGAGGCCTTTGAGAGAATTGACATGCTTTCAAAGCACGAGAAGAGCACAAGAGGAGTTGCCACGGGATTTGCAGACCTAGACAACATTCTTTCTGGGCTCCAAAATTCAGACCTTGTTATCTTGGCAGCCCGTCCTTCTCTGGGAAAGTCAGCCCTGGCAATGGACATTGCAAAAAGAGTTGCGGTCCAGCAACAGATTCCCGTAGGAGTGTTTTCTTTGGAAATGTCCAAAGACCAGGTTATAGACCGCCTTATCGCCTCCCAAGCAGGTGTTGATCTTTGGAAACTGAGAACAGGAAGACTTTCTTCTCAAGGAGATGATAATGACTTTGCAAGAATACAAGAAGCAATGGGAGTGTTGTCTGAAGCCCCTCTGTATATTGAAGACAGCTCTCTTCAAAACGTGCTGAAAATGCGGGCCATGGCAAGAAGATTGCAGGCAAACCAGGGGCTCGGCCTGTTGATTATTGATTACATCCAACTTATCGAGCCTCGCAACGCTCAAACGAACGAAGTTCAACAGATGACAGAAATCTCCCGCTCCCTCAAAGGCTTGGCAAGAGAACTCAACGTTCCTGTTCTTGCGTTGTCCCAACTCTCAAGGGCGGTGGAACAAAGAGCCCCGCAGCGTCCACGTCTTTCAGACCTTCGCACCAGCGGGAGCATTGAGCAGGACGCGGACGTGGTACTGTTTATTTACCGAGAAGACAAGTATAGGGCAGACCCCACCAACCAAGGGATTGCCGAGATTATTATTGCAAAGCACAGAAACGGACCGGTCGGCTCAGTAAAACTCTACTTTAATGAGCGCACCGTGAGTTTTAGCGATCTTGCAAAAAAAGACCTTGAGTATCAAGAACCAGCCGAAGAAATCTCCTTTTAA
- a CDS encoding cysteine--tRNA ligase has translation MIKLYNTLSRKKEPLKTRPKKKISLFVCGPTVYDFSHLGHARTYISFDAFVRFLRFEGYGVDYLQNITDIDDKIIQRAKRTRVTPKALAKRFEKEYLKDMKALGIKSVSKYVRATEHIQEIITQIKRLVQKGYAYEIKEDGLYYDILKFKDYGKLSGRTSLQAEDAVSRIDESIHKRNKGDFALWKFEAKAGSDPAWPSPWGRGRPGWHIEDTAMTEKRFGVQYELHGGAQDLIFPHHEAEIAQMEAISGKKPMAKHWMHSGFLTVEGEKMSKSLGNFITIKDFLKAHSSRMLRLLVLKTHYRSPIDYSDKLLLQTKRELAHIDEFVDKLKALSSPKRDLGHTGFLKEVRERFKKALEDDFNTPKAISILFELINHGNTMMAAGKLSFKDSKAILAFLKEADKIFGFIFFAKAKIIIPLDILKLAEQRDKYRKAKQWQKADELRKMLLKKGWQVDDTSKGPRLKPKEKSRA, from the coding sequence ATGATAAAGCTCTACAACACGCTTTCAAGAAAAAAAGAGCCCCTAAAAACCAGACCAAAAAAGAAAATCTCTCTTTTTGTGTGTGGCCCCACCGTATACGACTTTTCGCACCTTGGTCATGCCAGAACCTATATCTCTTTTGACGCTTTTGTGCGGTTTTTAAGGTTTGAAGGGTACGGGGTAGACTATCTGCAGAACATTACCGATATTGACGACAAGATTATTCAACGGGCTAAAAGAACCAGGGTTACTCCAAAGGCCTTAGCAAAGAGATTTGAGAAGGAGTACTTAAAAGACATGAAGGCCCTGGGCATTAAAAGCGTAAGCAAGTATGTCAGGGCCACCGAACATATCCAAGAGATTATCACCCAGATAAAGCGGTTGGTGCAAAAAGGATATGCCTATGAGATTAAGGAAGATGGCTTGTATTATGATATCTTAAAGTTCAAGGATTACGGTAAGCTCTCTGGCAGAACCTCTCTTCAGGCAGAAGATGCGGTTTCCCGTATTGATGAATCAATACACAAACGGAATAAGGGTGACTTTGCCTTGTGGAAATTTGAAGCAAAAGCGGGGTCAGACCCCGCTTGGCCGAGCCCTTGGGGGCGGGGACGCCCTGGCTGGCACATTGAAGATACCGCCATGACAGAGAAGCGCTTCGGCGTTCAGTACGAGCTGCACGGGGGGGCTCAAGATCTCATTTTTCCCCACCATGAAGCAGAGATTGCTCAAATGGAGGCCATCTCTGGCAAAAAACCCATGGCAAAGCACTGGATGCATTCTGGGTTTTTGACAGTAGAAGGCGAAAAGATGTCCAAATCCCTGGGCAACTTTATTACCATCAAAGACTTCTTGAAAGCACATTCTTCCCGAATGCTTCGACTCCTGGTACTCAAAACCCATTATCGTTCCCCTATTGATTATTCAGACAAACTGCTTTTACAGACAAAGCGGGAACTAGCACACATTGATGAGTTTGTTGATAAATTAAAAGCTCTAAGTTCTCCTAAACGAGATTTAGGACACACTGGGTTTTTGAAAGAAGTGCGGGAAAGATTCAAAAAAGCATTGGAAGATGATTTCAACACTCCCAAAGCCATTTCTATCCTCTTTGAGTTAATAAACCACGGCAACACCATGATGGCAGCGGGAAAGCTTTCTTTCAAAGACTCAAAAGCAATCCTCGCCTTTTTAAAAGAGGCAGACAAGATTTTTGGATTTATTTTCTTTGCCAAGGCAAAAATTATAATCCCATTAGATATTCTTAAGTTAGCAGAACAACGCGATAAGTATCGAAAAGCCAAGCAGTGGCAAAAGGCAGACGAGTTACGAAAAATGCTCTTAAAGAAAGGGTGGCAGGTTGACGATACCTCCAAAGGACCTCGCTTAAAACCAAAAGAAAAGTCCAGAGCCTAA
- a CDS encoding retropepsin-like domain-containing protein, with protein MQDAFTTRYKGLTQVLHTQIGVCLPYTKEEIEINKIQLKEYLAIWDTGATHSAITKKVADELGLKPTGLVDVRHAKGLSKTNTYYVNIELPSHLMIGNVRVTEVELIPDANTSDDQQPQILIGMDIIGLGDFAVTNYKGNTILTFRTPSIEEIDFVPEAKEDNIMEGGNSHARKVQRAKKRRRDKKR; from the coding sequence ATGCAAGATGCCTTTACTACAAGATATAAAGGACTGACACAAGTATTACACACACAAATAGGTGTGTGTTTGCCTTATACCAAAGAAGAAATAGAAATTAACAAAATTCAACTCAAAGAATATCTTGCAATCTGGGACACAGGAGCAACTCATTCAGCTATAACCAAGAAAGTTGCAGATGAGCTTGGATTAAAACCAACAGGTCTGGTTGATGTAAGACATGCTAAGGGATTGTCTAAAACCAATACTTACTATGTTAATATTGAGCTACCAAGCCATCTAATGATTGGCAATGTACGCGTAACAGAGGTTGAACTTATTCCAGACGCTAATACTTCAGATGACCAGCAACCACAAATTTTGATTGGTATGGATATCATTGGTTTAGGTGATTTTGCAGTAACTAACTATAAAGGAAATACTATTCTTACATTTCGCACCCCCTCTATTGAAGAGATAGATTTTGTACCAGAGGCAAAGGAAGACAATATCATGGAAGGTGGAAATAGCCACGCACGTAAAGTTCAAAGAGCTAAAAAACGTAGAAGAGATAAGAAGAGATAA
- the dnaX gene encoding DNA polymerase III subunit gamma/tau yields MATNLVLYRKYRPQSFGEVIGQDHVVQTLKNAVRANLIAHAYLFSGPRGSGKTTLARILAKAVNCKNPKQGEPDNTCESCQEINQGRALDFIEIDAASNRGIDEIRELKEGIRFVPARLKYKVFVIDEAHQLTKEASNALLKTLEEPPSHAIFVLATTEVHRMIGTIVSRCQRFDFRRLQVPEIVERLQDLAKKEKATIDKQALLIIAGSAGGSFRDAESLLDRVLTFHAGNKITQETVQELLGIVDIHILSKFVDLLFLKKAAQPVEFLNKKLQEGMDPQEFAKNLVEYLRNLLILKLNPELKDTLTPSYTKEQQEKIAEQAKAVEGKFLTNALKLFMAAERDMRYADIVQLPLELAIVESTMKEE; encoded by the coding sequence ATGGCCACCAATCTTGTGCTCTACCGCAAATACAGGCCCCAAAGCTTCGGAGAGGTTATAGGCCAAGACCACGTGGTTCAGACCTTAAAAAATGCAGTGAGGGCTAACCTTATTGCCCACGCCTATCTGTTTTCCGGTCCCAGAGGTTCGGGGAAAACAACCCTGGCCAGGATCTTAGCTAAGGCGGTAAACTGCAAGAATCCCAAACAAGGAGAGCCAGACAACACGTGTGAGTCTTGCCAAGAGATAAACCAAGGAAGAGCACTGGATTTCATAGAGATTGATGCTGCTTCTAACCGAGGCATTGACGAGATTCGAGAATTAAAAGAGGGGATTCGCTTTGTACCCGCAAGGTTAAAATACAAGGTCTTTGTCATAGACGAGGCACACCAGTTAACCAAAGAGGCCTCTAATGCCCTGTTAAAAACCCTGGAAGAACCTCCTTCCCATGCAATCTTTGTTTTAGCTACTACAGAGGTTCACCGCATGATTGGCACCATTGTGTCTCGGTGTCAGCGCTTTGACTTTAGAAGATTGCAGGTTCCAGAAATAGTAGAACGTTTGCAAGATCTTGCAAAAAAAGAGAAGGCTACAATTGACAAGCAGGCTCTCTTGATTATTGCAGGAAGCGCCGGGGGGTCATTTCGCGACGCAGAGTCACTGCTTGACCGCGTTCTTACTTTTCATGCAGGAAACAAGATTACGCAAGAAACAGTACAAGAACTCCTTGGCATTGTAGACATTCATATTCTCTCTAAATTTGTAGACCTGCTGTTTTTGAAGAAAGCGGCTCAACCAGTGGAGTTTTTAAACAAGAAGCTGCAAGAAGGCATGGACCCCCAAGAGTTTGCAAAGAATCTGGTAGAATATTTGCGAAACCTCCTTATTCTCAAACTCAACCCAGAGCTTAAAGATACCCTTACGCCAAGCTATACCAAAGAACAGCAAGAAAAAATAGCAGAGCAGGCAAAGGCAGTGGAAGGAAAGTTTTTGACCAATGCCTTAAAACTCTTTATGGCAGCAGAGCGTGACATGAGGTATGCCGATATTGTGCAGCTTCCCTTGGAACTTGCGATTGTAGAGAGCACAATGAAAGAAGAGTAA
- a CDS encoding GIY-YIG nuclease family protein produces MKYIVYILQSLSAKKSYVGVTDNIERRIKEHNSGKHFYTKRHTPWKVIHTEEYSNFQEAQRQEKYLKTTSGRRIMKKIFDSIKT; encoded by the coding sequence ATGAAATATATAGTTTACATCCTTCAAAGTCTGTCAGCTAAAAAAAGTTATGTCGGAGTAACGGATAACATAGAACGCCGCATCAAAGAGCATAACAGCGGAAAACATTTCTATACGAAAAGGCATACTCCGTGGAAAGTAATTCATACAGAAGAGTATTCAAACTTTCAAGAAGCACAGAGGCAGGAAAAGTACTTAAAAACCACATCAGGCAGAAGAATCATGAAGAAAATCTTTGACTCAATCAAAACATAA
- the recR gene encoding recombination protein RecR, which translates to MYPKQIQRLIQLFSQFPTVGQRTAARFVFHILKAPKGDVKEIIEAIAQLRNEVALCKMCFSPFDASQKTGEVCVICQDATRDQKILCVVEKESDLEALESIKEYKGLYFILGGAVDPLQKEQRDTLRTKELKERLQHSPIKEVIIATNPTTEGEVTALYVERVLKDMDVKLTRLGRGLPIGGELEYADPETLKQSLENRR; encoded by the coding sequence ATGTATCCAAAACAGATCCAGCGCCTCATTCAACTCTTCTCTCAGTTTCCTACCGTGGGGCAAAGAACCGCGGCCCGCTTTGTATTTCACATTCTCAAAGCCCCCAAAGGGGATGTAAAAGAGATTATTGAAGCGATAGCACAGCTCAGAAACGAGGTTGCCTTATGCAAGATGTGTTTTTCCCCTTTTGATGCAAGCCAAAAAACAGGAGAGGTCTGCGTAATTTGCCAGGATGCAACGAGAGACCAGAAAATTCTTTGCGTGGTAGAGAAAGAAAGCGACCTTGAGGCTTTAGAATCAATCAAAGAATACAAGGGACTGTATTTTATTTTAGGAGGTGCGGTAGACCCCTTGCAAAAGGAACAGCGAGATACCCTAAGAACAAAAGAACTCAAAGAACGCCTGCAGCACTCCCCTATTAAAGAAGTCATCATTGCAACAAATCCAACAACAGAGGGTGAAGTAACTGCCCTTTATGTTGAACGAGTACTTAAAGATATGGATGTGAAACTCACTCGTCTTGGGCGAGGCCTTCCCATTGGGGGTGAGCTTGAGTACGCAGACCCTGAAACCCTAAAACAATCTCTAGAAAATCGCCGCTAA